In the Streptomyces sp. NBC_00193 genome, CGGAACTGCGCGACGTCTACCTGGAGCACCTCGCGGCCCATCCCGACGGGGTCTACAAGCCCTGCCAGGCGGGCCACGTCACCGGCAGTGCGCTGGTGATCGACCCGGAGCGCGAGCGCGTCCTGCTGACCCTGCACAAGAAGCTGGGCATGTGGCTCCAGATGGGCGGGCACTGCGAGCCGGGTGATGCCACCCTCGCCGACGCCGCCCTGCGCGAGGCCCGCGAGGAGTCCGGCATCGACGCCGGGCTGACGCTGCTGCCCGGCGGTCCGGTGCGCCTGGACCGGCACCCGATCCCGGCTCCGTGCAACTGGCACCTGGACGTGCAGTACGCGGTGCTGGCGCCCTCGGGGGCGGTCGAAGCGATCAGCGACGAGTCGCTGGACCTGCGCTGGTTCTCGTACGCCGAGGTGG is a window encoding:
- a CDS encoding NUDIX hydrolase, translated to MSLHEDAVLVLKGYEGQPELRDVYLEHLAAHPDGVYKPCQAGHVTGSALVIDPERERVLLTLHKKLGMWLQMGGHCEPGDATLADAALREAREESGIDAGLTLLPGGPVRLDRHPIPAPCNWHLDVQYAVLAPSGAVEAISDESLDLRWFSYAEVAEVADTSVVRLLEATLARL